A genome region from bacterium includes the following:
- the amrB gene encoding AmmeMemoRadiSam system protein B gives MSGNPAPACGRTHEMRRIRRAGPVQRPVYCELIQIKRQMKNALGKPLAIGLLLSLVIVPSLNAQFRDTGIRQPVVAGQFYPDRPEELRRQVRALMEQAERVDDGAAVMGLIVPHAGYIYSGAMAARGYRQVQGEDYQVVLVLSPSHRDTFTGATIYPGEAYQSPLGPVAIDRNLAAQIVRQCPGIQFSQLGHREEHSLEVQLPFIQVALPEVPIVPIMVGSYDWPMLQKMADGLAAVLKSRRALLIASSDLYHGYSYEACEKANTATIQAIQAMKPQTLCEGFLSDRYQACGGGPISLMTTVLVKLGATKAVLLGRTNSNDVTGQRGGYVVGYAAMAVKGGKRTMKNPHKIEYPPLDAAAQKQLIKMAREAIAYYLQHRSIPKTEPSLEVLKEKRGVFVTLTEGGTLRGCIGYHESDRPLYELVPDRAIAAAFEDPRFPPLRSHELDKIKIKVSVYLTNVYRIASLDEFQMGVHGIIMMKNGRGATYLPEVPLEAGWKTVEEEMESLCHKAGLPSDAWKQGAEFYVYKTQVFGEK, from the coding sequence GTGTCAGGCAATCCTGCCCCTGCCTGCGGCCGCACCCACGAGATGCGCCGCATCAGACGTGCCGGGCCGGTTCAACGGCCTGTGTACTGCGAACTGATACAGATCAAACGACAAATGAAGAACGCCCTGGGAAAGCCACTGGCCATAGGCCTACTTTTATCCCTGGTCATTGTACCATCGCTGAACGCGCAGTTCCGAGACACCGGCATACGGCAGCCGGTTGTCGCCGGACAATTTTACCCCGACCGGCCGGAGGAACTGCGGCGTCAGGTGCGCGCTTTGATGGAGCAAGCGGAAAGAGTGGATGACGGAGCCGCAGTCATGGGGCTGATCGTTCCTCATGCCGGGTACATCTATTCCGGCGCCATGGCCGCCAGGGGCTACCGGCAGGTGCAAGGCGAGGATTATCAGGTGGTCCTGGTGCTGTCGCCCAGCCACAGAGATACGTTCACCGGCGCCACCATCTATCCCGGCGAGGCCTATCAATCGCCTTTGGGTCCTGTGGCCATCGACCGCAATCTGGCCGCTCAAATCGTCCGCCAATGTCCTGGCATCCAATTCTCTCAACTAGGCCATAGAGAGGAGCACAGTCTGGAGGTACAGCTGCCTTTTATCCAGGTAGCCCTGCCTGAGGTCCCCATAGTACCCATCATGGTCGGCAGCTATGATTGGCCCATGCTGCAAAAGATGGCCGATGGACTGGCTGCAGTGCTTAAATCACGGCGGGCGCTTTTAATCGCCAGCTCGGATCTCTATCATGGCTATTCCTATGAGGCTTGCGAAAAGGCCAATACCGCCACGATTCAGGCGATTCAAGCCATGAAACCGCAGACGTTGTGTGAAGGATTTTTATCTGATCGCTATCAGGCGTGCGGCGGCGGCCCCATTTCCTTGATGACTACCGTGCTGGTGAAATTGGGTGCAACCAAAGCCGTTTTGCTCGGCCGCACCAATTCGAACGATGTAACCGGTCAGCGTGGCGGTTATGTCGTCGGATATGCCGCCATGGCCGTTAAAGGAGGAAAACGTACCATGAAAAATCCACACAAAATCGAATACCCGCCTTTGGACGCTGCTGCGCAAAAGCAGCTGATAAAAATGGCGCGTGAAGCGATCGCCTATTATTTGCAGCATCGCAGCATCCCCAAGACCGAGCCGTCGTTGGAAGTGCTCAAGGAGAAGCGGGGTGTCTTCGTCACTCTGACCGAGGGCGGTACATTACGCGGCTGCATCGGCTACCACGAGTCCGACCGGCCTCTGTACGAACTGGTGCCGGATCGCGCAATTGCCGCGGCCTTTGAAGATCCGCGCTTTCCACCCCTGCGCAGCCACGAGCTGGATAAAATCAAAATCAAGGTGTCCGTGTACCTGACCAATGTCTATCGCATTGCCTCTCTGGATGAATTTCAAATGGGCGTTCACGGCATCATCATGATGAAAAATGGTCGCGGCGCCACTTATTTGCCGGAAGTGCCGTTGGAAGCAGGCTGGAAGACGGTGGAGGAGGAGATGGAAAGCCTGTGTCACAAGGCAGGTCTGCCGAGCGATGCATGGAAGCAGGGCGCAGAATTTTACGTGTATAAAACCCAGGTTTTTGGCGAAAAGTGA
- the amrS gene encoding AmmeMemoRadiSam system radical SAM enzyme encodes MSRKQEISTRRQFIRQTGCALCALAWPARADSPLVEARYYEKLPNRKIRCLLCPRRCVIDDLERGYCGARENRGGVYYSLVYGQVVSAHIDPIEKKPLFHFLPSARAFSIATAGCNVFCKFCQNWEISQSRPEQIPATYLPPPQLVRLAGEKSCPVIAYTYNEPVIFAEYMYDVAGQGRSLGVRSVMISNGYIEPQPMRDLCRVLHAVKIDLKAFTERFYKELVSGQLRPVLDTLVLLRKENIWTEIVYLVIPGQNDDRKELTEMCRWIAAELGPEVPVHFTRFHPMYRLTNVPATPPTTLTMARKIGLDAGLHYVYTGNIPGDEGENTYCPNCHKMVIHRFGYAILENRIQNSRCPDCRALLAGVWE; translated from the coding sequence TTGAGCAGGAAACAAGAGATATCGACCCGGAGGCAATTCATCCGGCAAACCGGTTGTGCCCTCTGCGCCCTTGCGTGGCCGGCCAGGGCGGACAGCCCTCTGGTGGAAGCGCGCTATTATGAAAAGCTGCCGAATCGCAAGATCCGCTGCTTGCTCTGTCCGCGTCGTTGCGTGATCGACGATCTGGAGCGCGGCTATTGCGGCGCGCGTGAAAACCGCGGCGGCGTCTATTATTCGCTGGTCTATGGCCAGGTGGTCAGCGCCCACATCGATCCGATCGAAAAAAAGCCGTTGTTTCATTTTTTACCTTCTGCCCGCGCTTTTTCCATCGCCACCGCCGGCTGTAATGTCTTTTGCAAATTCTGCCAGAATTGGGAGATCTCGCAATCTCGGCCGGAACAGATCCCTGCCACTTACCTGCCGCCGCCCCAGCTCGTCCGGCTGGCGGGAGAAAAATCGTGTCCAGTCATCGCTTACACCTATAACGAACCGGTCATTTTCGCCGAATATATGTATGACGTCGCCGGACAGGGCCGTTCTCTCGGCGTGCGCAGCGTGATGATCAGCAACGGGTATATTGAGCCGCAGCCCATGCGGGATCTCTGCAGAGTGCTGCACGCGGTCAAGATCGATCTTAAAGCGTTTACCGAACGCTTTTACAAAGAACTGGTCTCCGGTCAACTCCGGCCTGTGTTGGATACATTGGTCCTTCTGCGCAAAGAAAACATTTGGACTGAGATCGTTTATCTGGTGATCCCCGGTCAAAATGATGATCGCAAGGAATTGACTGAGATGTGCCGCTGGATCGCGGCTGAGTTGGGCCCTGAGGTGCCAGTGCATTTCACCCGATTTCATCCGATGTACCGTTTAACCAACGTACCGGCAACCCCTCCGACGACTCTGACCATGGCGAGAAAGATCGGTCTGGACGCAGGCCTGCACTACGTCTATACAGGCAACATCCCCGGCGATGAGGGGGAGAACACCTATTGTCCCAACTGCCACAAAATGGTGATCCATCGATTCGGTTATGCGATTTTAGAGAATCGGATCCAAAACAGTCGCTGTCCGGATTGCCGTGCCCTTTTGGCCGGTGTCTGGGAATGA
- a CDS encoding DUF362 domain-containing protein, with amino-acid sequence MVSRSFINRRKFFQTAGALAVAWPVRGVVQQPSESRVVLATAEEVRNRNRSVLSAPLQRLLDAAMESCFQVKALQAWKSLVRPEDVVGLKVNTLAGRGLSTHPELVQAVCERLQEAGVAASRIIIWDRLNRDLERGGYKICTSGPSPRCYGNDACGYTQQVYEYGSAASRISRLVVETCTVLINLPILKDHGIVGASAGLKNFFGAIDNPNKYHDAVGDPYVADVNMLEPIRRKHRLTICDALTAQCEGGPPFMAQWCWPMNSLLVSTDMPALDRIGWELIEEKRRQMKLPSLKQAGREPRYILTAADARHGLGIADRERIKLVRCTL; translated from the coding sequence ATGGTCAGTCGCTCTTTTATAAACCGAAGAAAATTTTTTCAAACCGCAGGCGCTCTGGCGGTTGCCTGGCCGGTCCGCGGAGTCGTGCAGCAGCCGTCCGAGAGCAGGGTGGTGTTGGCGACCGCGGAAGAGGTGCGCAACCGCAACCGATCCGTTCTCTCTGCGCCGTTGCAGCGGCTGCTGGACGCGGCCATGGAGAGCTGTTTTCAGGTCAAAGCCCTTCAAGCGTGGAAATCTCTTGTCCGGCCTGAGGATGTGGTAGGCTTAAAGGTCAACACTCTTGCCGGACGCGGCCTGTCCACGCATCCGGAACTGGTGCAGGCTGTGTGCGAACGGCTGCAAGAGGCCGGGGTGGCGGCGAGCCGGATCATCATCTGGGATCGGTTGAACCGGGATTTGGAGCGGGGCGGATACAAGATTTGTACGTCGGGCCCATCGCCGCGCTGTTACGGCAACGACGCGTGTGGGTATACACAGCAGGTTTACGAGTACGGGTCTGCGGCCAGTCGTATTTCGCGCCTGGTGGTTGAAACCTGCACCGTGCTGATCAATCTGCCGATCCTGAAGGACCACGGCATTGTAGGCGCCAGCGCCGGTTTGAAGAATTTCTTCGGCGCCATAGACAACCCCAACAAATACCATGATGCGGTCGGCGATCCGTATGTGGCGGATGTAAATATGTTGGAGCCGATCCGCCGCAAACACCGGCTGACCATCTGCGACGCACTGACGGCGCAATGTGAAGGCGGTCCGCCGTTTATGGCCCAGTGGTGCTGGCCCATGAACAGTCTGCTGGTGAGCACAGACATGCCGGCCCTGGATCGGATCGGATGGGAGCTGATCGAGGAAAAACGGCGGCAGATGAAACTGCCGTCGCTTAAACAGGCCGGCCGGGAACCGCGTTACATTTTGACCGCTGCAGATGCACGGCATGGCCTGGGGATTGCCGACCGCGAGCGCATCAAGCTGGTGCGTTGTACCCTCTAG